A stretch of Pseudomonas sp. LRP2-20 DNA encodes these proteins:
- a CDS encoding LysR family transcriptional regulator encodes MYHLDLAQLHVYLAVCDAGSISAAAPALFRSTSAISEQLRKLEDAIGVELLIRGKQGVRPTPAGERLVRHARQLLNMGERALSDVRGEQFEGEIRLAITDYFRPDDIAGLLKKLREWHPRLRLHVVMKKSLEIDQASDYLDIGLAMRFNERVSTANTFEVRQEPLQWVAAAGWVPEPGQPLPVLAISGCGLSEYSCQVLERAGVEYEIVYSTSGVAGLQSALRAGLGIACLNASAVPHGVEPYRAGMPGLAQARFLLLAPRKGESALVENVRRLLQGYLA; translated from the coding sequence ATGTACCACCTCGACCTTGCCCAGCTCCACGTCTACTTGGCGGTCTGTGACGCAGGCAGTATCTCTGCAGCCGCTCCGGCCCTGTTTCGCTCAACCTCCGCCATCAGCGAACAGCTGCGCAAGCTGGAAGATGCCATTGGCGTCGAGTTGCTCATTCGAGGCAAGCAAGGCGTTCGCCCCACCCCCGCGGGTGAGCGTCTTGTGCGCCATGCCCGGCAGCTCCTCAACATGGGTGAGCGGGCGCTGTCCGATGTACGGGGCGAACAATTCGAAGGGGAGATACGACTGGCGATCACCGATTACTTCCGCCCCGACGACATTGCTGGCTTACTGAAAAAACTACGTGAATGGCATCCCCGGCTGCGACTTCACGTGGTTATGAAAAAGAGCCTGGAAATTGATCAGGCAAGTGACTACCTGGACATTGGCTTGGCCATGCGTTTTAACGAGCGCGTGTCCACAGCCAACACCTTTGAGGTGAGGCAGGAACCACTGCAATGGGTAGCCGCTGCCGGCTGGGTTCCAGAGCCCGGCCAGCCGCTGCCAGTGCTCGCGATCAGCGGGTGCGGATTGTCGGAATACAGCTGCCAGGTGTTGGAGCGCGCCGGGGTGGAATACGAGATCGTTTATTCGACTTCAGGTGTGGCGGGGCTGCAATCGGCGTTGCGGGCAGGGCTTGGAATAGCCTGCCTTAACGCGAGTGCCGTACCGCATGGCGTGGAGCCTTACCGGGCTGGCATGCCGGGGTTGGCGCAAGCCAGGTTCTTGTTGCTTGCGCCGCGGAAGGGGGAGTCTGCGCTAGTGGAAAATGTGCGGCGATTGTTGCAGGGTTATCTCGCATAG
- a CDS encoding GFA family protein: MTDEKSDDRPVYQAACHCGTVRFSLRLTDGLRTARRCNCSLCRMRGAVAVSANLNDITVTQGEAALTLYQFNTHEAKHYFCSKCGIYTFHQRRSAPDQYGVNVACIEGMSPFDFPEVPVSDGRNHPKDRVGGGVGVAGWLRYESNRHS, translated from the coding sequence ATGACTGATGAAAAAAGCGATGATCGCCCTGTTTACCAAGCAGCCTGCCATTGCGGAACAGTGCGATTTTCACTGCGCTTGACCGACGGCCTGCGTACAGCACGAAGGTGCAACTGCTCGCTCTGCCGCATGCGGGGCGCCGTGGCTGTATCAGCCAACCTGAACGACATCACTGTCACCCAAGGTGAAGCAGCGCTGACCCTCTATCAATTCAACACACACGAAGCCAAGCACTACTTCTGCTCGAAGTGCGGCATCTACACCTTCCACCAGCGTCGTTCTGCGCCGGACCAGTACGGGGTGAACGTGGCCTGTATTGAGGGCATGAGCCCATTTGACTTCCCAGAGGTGCCTGTCAGTGACGGGCGGAATCATCCTAAAGACCGCGTAGGTGGCGGGGTAGGGGTTGCAGGATGGCTGCGATACGAAAGCAACCGGCACTCCTGA
- a CDS encoding GntP family permease has product MTPLDIQLLLTALVSVLVLVALIVSRLKMHPLLALLVVSIGVGFATRMEPGSIVAHLLTGAGKTLGAVGVVIALGAMLGKILADAGVTEQVADVILKRTSDRMIPWAMMLVAFVIGIPMFFEVGLVIMLPLIFSVARKLEGQASFKGSAYVYVGVPVIAALAAMHGMVPPHPGPLTAIAVLKTSVGPTMLYGFLAAIPAMILGGPLYGLFIAPRMSTRPDQALLDQFTLTEKADNQPRPGVLIGMLAALLPAILMLVHAVAEMVLPKGNAMLELASFLGNPLIAMLLGVLFAGASLVLARGGDAEQLRDALGKSLKPIASIIMIIAGGGAFQEMLTSAKVGDAIVHLTQQSAFPPLLLGWLIAMLLSVSTGSATVGIVGAAGLLAPLAGADPSLNLPLLALSIGCGSLFFNYANHAGFWMVKESFGMTMGEATKTISVVQSIVALVGLIVVLMLNAAITVN; this is encoded by the coding sequence ATGACTCCCTTAGATATACAGCTGTTGCTGACCGCACTGGTCAGTGTCCTGGTGCTGGTAGCGCTCATCGTGTCCCGCCTCAAGATGCACCCGCTGCTGGCCTTGCTGGTGGTGTCCATTGGCGTGGGCTTTGCCACCCGCATGGAACCCGGCAGCATCGTTGCTCACCTGCTCACTGGCGCCGGCAAGACGTTGGGTGCGGTCGGGGTGGTGATCGCGCTTGGCGCGATGCTGGGCAAGATACTGGCTGACGCTGGCGTCACCGAGCAGGTCGCCGACGTGATCCTCAAGCGCACCTCGGACCGCATGATCCCGTGGGCCATGATGCTGGTTGCCTTTGTCATCGGCATTCCGATGTTCTTCGAGGTAGGCCTGGTGATCATGCTGCCGCTGATCTTCAGCGTGGCGCGCAAGCTGGAAGGCCAGGCTAGCTTCAAGGGCTCGGCGTATGTGTATGTCGGTGTGCCGGTGATTGCGGCGCTTGCCGCCATGCACGGCATGGTACCCCCGCACCCAGGCCCGTTGACCGCCATCGCCGTGCTCAAGACCTCGGTCGGGCCCACCATGCTCTATGGCTTCCTTGCGGCTATCCCGGCCATGATCCTGGGCGGCCCGCTGTATGGCCTGTTCATTGCACCGCGCATGAGCACGCGGCCCGACCAGGCGTTGCTGGACCAGTTCACCCTGACTGAAAAAGCCGACAATCAACCCCGCCCCGGCGTGCTGATCGGCATGCTGGCCGCGTTGCTGCCGGCGATCCTGATGCTGGTGCACGCCGTCGCCGAGATGGTACTGCCCAAGGGCAATGCGATGCTGGAACTGGCCAGCTTCCTCGGCAACCCGCTGATCGCCATGCTGCTGGGCGTGCTGTTCGCCGGTGCGAGCCTGGTACTGGCGCGCGGCGGCGACGCCGAACAGCTGCGCGATGCGCTGGGCAAAAGCCTCAAGCCTATCGCCTCGATCATCATGATCATCGCCGGTGGCGGGGCCTTTCAGGAAATGCTGACCAGCGCCAAGGTGGGCGATGCCATCGTGCACCTCACCCAGCAGTCGGCCTTCCCGCCATTGCTGCTGGGGTGGCTGATCGCGATGTTGCTCTCGGTATCTACCGGCTCTGCCACGGTGGGTATCGTAGGGGCTGCCGGGTTGCTGGCACCGCTTGCGGGTGCAGACCCTAGCCTCAACCTGCCTTTGCTGGCCTTGTCCATCGGTTGCGGTTCGCTGTTCTTCAACTACGCCAACCATGCAGGTTTCTGGATGGTGAAGGAGTCCTTCGGCATGACCATGGGTGAGGCCACCAAGACCATCTCGGTGGTGCAGTCCATCGTGGCGCTGGTCGGCTTGATCGTGGTGTTGATGCTGAATGCCGCGATCACGGTGAACTGA
- a CDS encoding malate dehydrogenase — protein MNKLSIVGAGIVGEAAAQIIAREEYCRELMLLDVQGELAQGKALDIWQAAVESGSDTKVLGGAKAEMLQDSELVVITAGVPRKPGQSRQDVLSINLPILDGIMHDINRYAPTATVLVVSNPVDVLTYRACSLSKLGRSRVFGQAGVLDTARMKCFIAEQTGFSARDITALVLGGHGDSMVPLMRYCQIGSVPLSHFLSSEQIEQIVERTRKGGGEILGLKKVGSACDAPGVAIAQMVDAIANGRNRILPAVAILEGEYGRNDIAMGVPCVLAGEGIARVIELPLDAQEQAMFDHSADQVARDITEMKAL, from the coding sequence GTGAACAAGCTATCAATCGTGGGTGCCGGGATCGTGGGCGAGGCGGCGGCGCAGATCATTGCCCGGGAAGAGTACTGCCGTGAGCTGATGTTGCTCGATGTGCAGGGTGAACTGGCCCAGGGCAAGGCGCTGGACATCTGGCAGGCAGCCGTCGAGTCAGGTTCCGATACCAAGGTGCTGGGTGGCGCCAAGGCCGAAATGCTGCAGGATTCGGAGCTGGTGGTGATTACCGCAGGCGTGCCGCGCAAGCCTGGCCAGTCGCGGCAAGACGTGCTGAGCATCAACCTGCCGATCCTCGACGGCATCATGCACGACATCAATCGTTATGCGCCGACAGCGACGGTGCTGGTGGTGTCGAACCCGGTCGATGTGCTGACCTATCGCGCCTGCTCGCTCAGCAAGCTGGGGCGCAGCAGGGTATTCGGCCAGGCCGGTGTGCTGGATACCGCTCGCATGAAGTGTTTCATTGCCGAGCAGACGGGGTTTTCTGCCCGGGACATCACGGCGCTGGTGCTGGGCGGGCATGGCGACAGCATGGTGCCGCTGATGCGTTACTGCCAGATCGGCTCGGTGCCGCTGTCGCACTTCCTGTCCAGTGAGCAGATTGAGCAGATTGTGGAGCGCACACGTAAAGGTGGCGGCGAGATTCTGGGCTTGAAGAAGGTCGGCAGTGCTTGCGATGCACCGGGTGTGGCCATTGCGCAGATGGTGGATGCGATCGCCAATGGGCGTAACCGCATTCTGCCGGCGGTTGCGATTCTTGAAGGGGAATACGGGCGCAACGATATCGCCATGGGTGTCCCTTGCGTGCTGGCGGGGGAGGGGATTGCCCGGGTAATCGAGTTGCCCCTGGATGCGCAGGAGCAGGCGATGTTTGATCACTCTGCAGACCAGGTGGCGCGGGATATTACGGAGATGAAGGCGTTGTGA
- a CDS encoding arsenic resistance protein: MTREQLETQQIPIYFAAVLAALAFGLLASDTAQHLQTLVTPAIAILMYAMFLQIPFLDLRQGLGNRRFMAALLLANFILVPLLVWALTRGLADHPAILIGALLVLLTPCIDYVVVFTHIGKGDSRLTLAATPVLLLVQLVLLPVYLALMLGDSSGVTISIAPFVEAFVLLIVLPMVFAVLTSAGARRSRAVSAWNDAWAWMPVPAMALVLIAVIASQIAVVLRDFDRLLPVIPVYVGFMLLAPLLGFVSARLLRLPVAEARSATFSAATRNSLVVLPLALALPEDLRGLAAAAVITQTLLELMSELIYIRLIPRLV; this comes from the coding sequence TTGACCAGAGAGCAACTCGAAACCCAGCAGATCCCCATCTACTTCGCTGCCGTTCTCGCAGCCCTGGCCTTCGGCCTGCTGGCCAGCGACACTGCGCAACACCTGCAAACCCTGGTCACCCCCGCCATCGCCATCCTGATGTACGCGATGTTCCTGCAGATCCCGTTCCTCGACCTGCGCCAGGGCTTGGGCAACCGCCGCTTCATGGCCGCGCTGCTGCTCGCCAACTTCATCCTCGTGCCCTTGCTGGTATGGGCCCTCACCCGGGGCCTGGCCGACCACCCGGCGATCCTCATCGGCGCCCTGCTGGTGCTGCTTACGCCGTGCATCGACTACGTGGTGGTGTTCACCCACATCGGCAAAGGCGACTCGCGCCTGACCCTCGCCGCCACGCCCGTGCTGTTGCTGGTGCAGCTGGTGCTGCTGCCGGTGTACCTGGCACTGATGCTTGGCGACAGCAGCGGCGTCACCATCAGCATCGCCCCGTTCGTGGAAGCCTTCGTGCTGCTGATCGTGCTGCCGATGGTCTTTGCCGTGCTCACCAGCGCTGGCGCCCGCCGCTCTCGCGCAGTGTCGGCCTGGAACGATGCTTGGGCATGGATGCCAGTGCCGGCGATGGCACTGGTGCTGATAGCAGTGATCGCCTCGCAGATTGCCGTGGTGCTGCGGGATTTCGATCGGTTGCTGCCGGTGATTCCGGTGTATGTCGGCTTCATGCTACTGGCGCCGCTGCTCGGGTTCGTTTCCGCACGGTTGCTGCGCCTGCCGGTGGCAGAGGCACGCTCGGCGACCTTCAGCGCCGCGACACGGAACTCGCTGGTGGTGTTGCCGTTGGCGTTGGCGTTGCCGGAGGACCTGCGGGGGTTGGCCGCGGCGGCGGTGATCACTCAGACGCTGCTGGAACTGATGAGTGAGCTGATTTACATCAGGCTCATTCCACGGCTCGTATAA
- the glyA gene encoding serine hydroxymethyltransferase gives MFSRDLTIAKYDAELFEAMQQEALRQEEHIELIASENYTSPAVMEAQGSVLTNKYAEGYPGKRYYGGCEYVDVVEQLAIDRAKELFGADYANVQPHAGSQANAAVYLALLSAGDTILGMSLAHGGHLTHGASVSSSGKLYNAIQYGIDGNGLIDYDEVERLAVEHKPKMIVAGFSAYSQVLDFARFRAIADKVGAYLFVDMAHVAGLVAAGVYPNPVPFADVVTTTTHKTLRGPRGGLILARKNEEIEKKLNSAVFPGAQGGPLEHVIAAKAICFKEALQPEFKAYQQQVVKNAQAMAEVFIERGFDVVSGGTQNHLFLLSLIKQEISGKDADAALGKAFITVNKNSVPNDPRSPFVTSGLRFGTPAVTTRGFKETECRELAGWICDILADLNNEAVIEAVREKVKAICKKLPVYGN, from the coding sequence ATGTTCAGCCGTGATTTGACCATTGCCAAGTACGACGCCGAGCTCTTCGAAGCCATGCAGCAAGAAGCCCTGCGCCAGGAAGAGCATATCGAGCTGATCGCTTCGGAAAACTACACCAGCCCGGCAGTCATGGAAGCCCAGGGCTCGGTCCTGACCAACAAGTACGCCGAAGGCTACCCAGGCAAGCGCTACTACGGCGGCTGCGAGTACGTCGACGTGGTCGAGCAACTGGCCATCGACCGCGCCAAAGAGCTGTTCGGCGCCGACTACGCCAACGTCCAGCCGCACGCTGGCTCGCAAGCCAACGCCGCGGTCTACCTGGCCCTGCTGTCGGCCGGTGACACCATCCTGGGCATGAGCCTGGCCCACGGTGGTCACCTGACCCACGGTGCTTCGGTAAGCTCGTCGGGCAAGCTGTACAACGCCATCCAGTACGGCATCGACGGCAACGGCCTGATCGACTACGACGAAGTCGAGCGCCTGGCCGTCGAGCACAAGCCGAAGATGATCGTTGCCGGCTTCTCGGCCTACTCGCAGGTCCTGGACTTCGCCCGCTTCCGCGCCATCGCCGACAAGGTCGGTGCCTACCTGTTCGTCGACATGGCCCACGTTGCCGGCCTGGTTGCCGCTGGCGTGTACCCGAACCCGGTGCCGTTCGCCGACGTGGTCACCACCACCACCCACAAGACCCTGCGCGGCCCGCGTGGCGGCCTGATCCTCGCTCGCAAGAACGAAGAGATCGAGAAGAAGCTGAACTCCGCCGTCTTCCCGGGCGCCCAGGGCGGCCCGCTGGAGCACGTCATCGCCGCCAAGGCCATCTGCTTCAAGGAAGCGCTGCAGCCTGAGTTCAAGGCTTACCAGCAGCAGGTCGTGAAGAACGCCCAGGCCATGGCCGAAGTGTTCATCGAGCGTGGTTTCGACGTCGTTTCCGGCGGCACCCAGAACCACCTGTTCCTGCTGTCGCTGATCAAGCAGGAAATCTCCGGTAAAGATGCTGACGCTGCCCTTGGCAAAGCCTTCATCACCGTCAACAAGAACTCGGTACCGAACGACCCACGTTCCCCGTTCGTCACCTCGGGCCTGCGTTTCGGCACCCCAGCCGTCACCACCCGTGGCTTCAAGGAAACCGAGTGCCGCGAACTGGCCGGCTGGATCTGCGACATCCTGGCTGACCTGAACAACGAAGCGGTGATCGAAGCCGTACGTGAGAAGGTCAAGGCCATCTGCAAGAAGCTGCCGGTCTACGGCAACTGA